Proteins encoded in a region of the Puniceibacterium sp. IMCC21224 genome:
- the ilvD gene encoding dihydroxy-acid dehydratase: MLKRPFDKSKLPSRHVTEGPARAPHRSYYYAMGMSEAEIHQPLVGVATCWNEAAPCNISLNRQAQAVKMGVKQAFGTPREFTTITVTDGIAMGHEGMRSSLASREAIADTVELTMRGHCYDAIVGLAGCDKSLPGMMMAMVRLNVPSVFIYGGSILPGRLHGKDLTVQDVFEAVGKHQAGNFSDEELEELERVACPSAGACGGQFTANTMACVSEAIGLALMNSSGAPAPYESRDQYGEASGRAVMDLIEKNIRARDVVTLKSLENAARVVACTGGSTNAGLHLPAIAHEAGIDFYLDEVCEIFRDTPYFVDLKPGGAYVAKDLYEAGGVPVVMKELRKAGLLHEDCMTASGNSIGEELDLITREADGKVIYSVSAPISKTGGVVGLKGNLAPAGAIVKVAGMSAEEQVFTGPARVFECEEDAFEAVKARQYKEGEVLVIRNEGPAGGPGMREMLATTAALSGQGVGKKVALITDGRFSGATRGFCVGHVGPEAAHCGPIALLKNGDVITIDAVKGNLSVDLSEEELEARKASWAGPRDTIYASGALWKYAQLVGETYKGAVTHPGGKAEKHVYMDL; encoded by the coding sequence ATGCTCAAGCGTCCGTTCGACAAATCCAAATTGCCCAGCCGCCATGTGACCGAGGGTCCGGCCCGCGCGCCGCACCGGTCATATTACTACGCAATGGGCATGTCCGAGGCCGAGATTCATCAGCCTTTGGTCGGTGTCGCCACCTGCTGGAACGAGGCCGCGCCCTGTAATATTTCGCTCAACCGGCAGGCGCAGGCAGTTAAAATGGGGGTCAAGCAGGCCTTTGGCACCCCGCGTGAATTTACTACCATCACCGTGACGGACGGTATTGCCATGGGTCACGAGGGCATGCGCTCCAGCCTCGCCAGCCGCGAGGCGATTGCCGATACGGTCGAACTGACCATGCGCGGTCATTGCTACGACGCCATCGTGGGTCTTGCCGGGTGCGATAAATCCCTGCCAGGCATGATGATGGCCATGGTGCGACTCAACGTGCCATCGGTCTTTATCTATGGTGGGTCGATCCTGCCGGGGCGGTTGCATGGTAAGGACCTGACGGTACAGGATGTCTTTGAAGCCGTGGGCAAGCATCAGGCTGGCAATTTCTCGGATGAGGAACTCGAAGAGCTGGAGCGTGTCGCCTGCCCGAGTGCCGGAGCCTGTGGTGGTCAGTTTACCGCCAACACCATGGCCTGCGTTTCCGAGGCGATTGGTCTGGCGCTGATGAACTCATCGGGTGCACCGGCACCTTATGAAAGCCGTGATCAATATGGCGAGGCATCGGGCCGCGCCGTGATGGATCTGATCGAAAAGAACATCCGGGCGCGCGACGTCGTGACGCTCAAGAGCCTTGAGAACGCTGCGCGGGTTGTGGCCTGCACCGGTGGGTCGACCAATGCCGGGCTACATCTGCCGGCGATCGCGCATGAGGCCGGGATTGATTTCTACCTTGACGAAGTCTGCGAGATCTTCCGCGACACGCCCTATTTCGTCGATCTCAAACCAGGTGGCGCCTATGTTGCCAAGGATCTGTACGAGGCGGGCGGTGTGCCGGTCGTGATGAAGGAATTGCGCAAGGCCGGACTGCTGCACGAGGATTGCATGACCGCCTCGGGGAATTCCATCGGCGAAGAACTGGACCTGATCACGCGTGAGGCTGACGGCAAGGTAATCTATTCTGTCAGCGCGCCGATCAGCAAAACCGGCGGTGTTGTGGGCCTGAAGGGCAACCTTGCCCCGGCTGGGGCCATCGTCAAGGTCGCAGGCATGAGCGCGGAGGAGCAGGTCTTTACCGGCCCGGCGCGTGTCTTTGAATGTGAGGAAGACGCCTTTGAGGCCGTAAAGGCGCGGCAGTACAAAGAAGGCGAAGTTCTGGTGATCCGCAACGAGGGCCCTGCGGGCGGTCCTGGCATGCGCGAGATGCTGGCCACGACGGCGGCATTGTCGGGTCAGGGTGTCGGCAAAAAGGTTGCTCTGATCACCGACGGGCGCTTTTCCGGCGCGACACGCGGGTTCTGTGTGGGCCATGTCGGTCCCGAGGCGGCGCATTGCGGGCCGATTGCCCTGCTGAAAAACGGCGATGTCATCACCATTGACGCGGTCAAAGGTAACCTTTCAGTTGATCTGAGCGAGGAAGAGCTTGAGGCGCGCAAGGCGTCCTGGGCCGGACCGCGCGATACGATCTATGCCAGCGGTGCCCTGTGGAAATACGCGCAGCTCGTCGGAGAGACTTACAAGGGCGCAGTCACGCATCCCGGCGGCAAGGCGGAAAAGCACGTCTACATGGACCTCTGA
- a CDS encoding ABC transporter permease subunit: protein MRRFVLIALPYLWLLCLFLIPFLIVLKISLSDTALARPPYMPQLDLAAGWEGVRAFFGDLDLENFWFLTTDDLYWKAYLSSLQIAALSTVLTLMVGYPMAYAMARAAPEWRPTLLMLVILPFWTSFLIRVYAWMGILSTEGLLNQLLLGLGVISTPLTILNTDTAVYIGIVYTYLPFMILPIYSALEKLDESLLEAAEDLGCSRAQAFWLVTIPLSKNGIIAGCFLVFIPALGEFVIPSLLGGSGTLMIGKVLWEEFFSNRDWPVASAVAIILLLILIIPIILFQRNEQKQREAEG from the coding sequence ATGCGCCGCTTTGTTCTGATCGCACTGCCGTATCTGTGGCTGCTGTGCCTGTTCCTGATCCCGTTTCTGATTGTCCTCAAGATTTCGCTGTCGGACACGGCACTGGCGCGCCCACCCTATATGCCACAACTCGATCTTGCCGCCGGGTGGGAGGGCGTCCGCGCCTTTTTCGGCGATCTGGACCTGGAAAATTTCTGGTTCCTCACCACGGATGACCTGTATTGGAAGGCATACCTCAGTTCGCTTCAGATCGCTGCCCTGTCGACGGTCCTGACGCTGATGGTGGGCTATCCGATGGCCTATGCCATGGCGCGCGCCGCGCCCGAATGGCGGCCAACACTGCTGATGCTGGTCATCCTGCCATTCTGGACCTCGTTCCTGATCCGGGTCTACGCATGGATGGGGATTCTGTCGACCGAAGGGCTGTTGAATCAGTTGTTGCTGGGGCTGGGGGTGATTTCAACACCACTGACAATCCTGAATACCGACACGGCGGTCTATATCGGGATCGTCTACACCTATCTGCCCTTCATGATCCTGCCGATCTATTCAGCGCTGGAAAAGCTCGATGAATCGCTGTTAGAGGCGGCCGAGGATCTGGGATGTTCGCGCGCACAGGCGTTCTGGCTGGTGACCATACCGCTGTCAAAGAATGGCATCATCGCTGGCTGTTTCCTGGTCTTCATTCCTGCACTGGGTGAATTTGTGATCCCATCGCTTCTGGGCGGCTCGGGAACATTGATGATCGGCAAAGTGCTGTGGGAAGAATTCTTTTCGAACCGCGACTGGCCGGTGGCGTCGGCGGTCGCGATCATCCTGCTGCTGATCCTGATCATCCCCATCATCCTGTTCCAACGCAACGAACAGAAACAGCGCGAGGCTGAGGGATGA
- a CDS encoding DMT family transporter translates to MSPLRGISLKLTSVFLFIIMASLIKASSDRIPAGEAVFFRSFFAMPVILFWLLMRHDLSTGLRVQNPVGHFLRGVIGVSAMGTSFAALALLPLPEVTAIGYAAPLLTVLFAAVLLGERLRLFRLTAVGIGLVGVLIILWPRLTLDEVNTAAQIGVALILFSSVLRALAQIQIRRLVATEQTSAIVFFFSLTATGLSLITIPFGWVLPTPGEAAMLISAGLIGGLAQIMLTSAYRESEAAVLAPFDYASMLFALLIGYVVFAEVPTRSMLLGAAVVILAGVLIIWRERQLGLKRGKARAGLTPQG, encoded by the coding sequence ATGTCCCCGCTGCGTGGCATCAGCCTAAAGCTGACATCCGTTTTCTTGTTCATCATCATGGCGTCGCTGATCAAGGCCTCCTCGGACCGTATTCCAGCCGGTGAGGCGGTGTTTTTTCGCTCGTTCTTTGCCATGCCGGTGATCTTGTTCTGGTTGTTGATGCGCCATGATCTGAGCACCGGGTTGCGGGTTCAGAATCCGGTTGGGCATTTCTTGCGCGGTGTGATCGGGGTGTCGGCGATGGGTACCAGCTTTGCCGCGCTGGCGTTGCTGCCGCTGCCCGAGGTGACGGCCATCGGCTATGCCGCGCCGCTGCTGACAGTGCTGTTTGCTGCCGTTCTGCTGGGCGAACGGTTGCGGCTTTTCCGGTTGACGGCGGTCGGGATCGGACTCGTCGGGGTGCTGATCATCCTTTGGCCGCGTCTGACACTTGACGAGGTGAACACCGCCGCGCAAATCGGTGTCGCTTTGATCCTGTTTTCCAGCGTGCTGCGGGCGCTGGCGCAGATCCAGATCCGGCGGCTTGTGGCGACGGAACAGACATCGGCCATCGTGTTCTTCTTTTCGCTGACGGCGACGGGACTGTCACTCATAACCATACCGTTTGGCTGGGTGCTGCCCACGCCGGGCGAAGCCGCGATGCTGATCTCGGCAGGTCTGATCGGCGGTCTGGCGCAGATCATGCTGACCTCGGCCTACCGCGAATCCGAAGCGGCGGTTCTTGCGCCGTTTGACTACGCGTCGATGCTTTTTGCGCTTTTGATTGGCTATGTGGTCTTTGCCGAGGTGCCGACCCGGTCGATGCTGCTGGGCGCGGCGGTGGTGATTTTGGCGGGTGTGTTGATCATTTGGCGCGAACGGCAGCTGGGGCTAAAGCGCGGCAAGGCCCGTGCCGGACTGACGCCGCAGGGCTGA
- a CDS encoding FAD-binding oxidoreductase produces MKRIYEPAAYASQQGCWWAETTPQPDWPVLPGSTTTDVAIVGGGFTGLSAALHLANAGVQVTLLEAETPGFGASGRNGGFCCLGGAKAPRALLRRRFGDAGLAEWHMAERAAVDLVADLLSTHNIDADTHSNGETILAHTPRAMAGLRAEADQIAQDFGVTPTLIKAKDLRAYGLGGTFHGGLTIPIGFALNPRKYHSGVAAAAQKAGAALHAQSAVKALRQDGDRTILTTPQGNVSARRVILATNGYSSEDVPDWLRSRTLPVQSSVLVTRPLEPAEQEAQGWTSDQMAYDTRTLLHYFRRLPDNRFLFGMRGGLRATPRAEAAIRRRIRVEFNAMFPAWSKIEITHDWSGLVCLMANLTPFAGPVPALPGVFAGLGYHGNGVAMATLTGRILADLVRGQDPKSPYPMAMQAPPGRFPLGRYRRLLLAPAYVAAGLLDR; encoded by the coding sequence ATGAAGCGAATCTACGAACCAGCCGCGTATGCATCGCAACAGGGATGTTGGTGGGCAGAGACAACGCCGCAACCCGACTGGCCCGTTCTGCCCGGCAGTACCACGACCGACGTCGCGATTGTGGGCGGAGGATTCACCGGCTTGTCGGCGGCACTGCATCTGGCCAACGCCGGTGTTCAGGTGACATTGCTCGAGGCCGAGACCCCCGGTTTCGGAGCCTCAGGCCGCAATGGCGGATTTTGCTGCCTGGGTGGTGCCAAGGCCCCGCGCGCCCTATTGCGCCGCCGGTTCGGCGATGCCGGTCTGGCAGAATGGCACATGGCCGAGCGCGCAGCGGTTGATCTGGTCGCCGATCTGCTGAGTACACACAACATCGACGCGGACACCCATTCGAATGGCGAAACCATCCTTGCCCACACCCCCCGCGCCATGGCCGGATTGCGGGCCGAGGCGGATCAGATCGCGCAAGATTTCGGTGTGACGCCAACGCTTATCAAAGCCAAGGATCTGCGCGCATATGGGCTGGGCGGGACATTCCACGGTGGTCTGACCATTCCAATCGGATTCGCCCTCAACCCGCGCAAATATCACTCGGGAGTCGCCGCTGCCGCGCAAAAGGCTGGCGCCGCGCTGCACGCCCAGAGTGCCGTGAAAGCGTTGCGTCAGGACGGGGATCGAACCATCCTGACAACACCGCAAGGCAACGTTTCGGCCCGTCGCGTCATTCTTGCCACCAACGGCTATTCCTCAGAGGATGTGCCAGATTGGCTGCGCAGTCGTACCCTGCCAGTGCAATCCAGCGTGCTTGTCACCCGACCGTTGGAACCGGCCGAACAAGAGGCCCAAGGCTGGACATCGGATCAAATGGCCTATGACACACGCACCCTGCTGCATTATTTTCGTCGACTGCCCGACAATCGGTTCCTGTTCGGCATGCGCGGCGGATTGCGCGCCACGCCACGGGCCGAGGCCGCGATCCGCCGCCGTATCCGTGTAGAATTCAATGCCATGTTTCCCGCCTGGTCCAAAATCGAGATCACGCACGACTGGTCGGGGTTGGTTTGCCTGATGGCCAATCTAACACCCTTTGCCGGACCGGTGCCCGCGCTTCCGGGTGTCTTTGCCGGGCTGGGATATCATGGCAACGGCGTGGCCATGGCGACGCTGACCGGGCGTATTCTGGCCGATCTGGTCCGGGGGCAAGACCCCAAATCACCCTACCCGATGGCAATGCAGGCGCCGCCGGGACGATTCCCGCTGGGACGCTACCGGCGTCTACTTCTGGCGCCAGCCTATGTCGCTGCGGGCCTTCTGGATCGTTAA
- a CDS encoding DUF6478 family protein: MTRQSDGMIERLMRQGALRRWARAAHDAESTDLPDLVNQRDTARQLRVHLDKLIHLADTRLAQPLIGTPSVSQPHGVDWAWRPELWCAPLAQQGLSPVPSKSRLGDEVTLFHDCGFCELTLRQIRNARAADQAAYGLCMDVFHFDGSYLSLSVDLPMAASLDLRRQHLIRIETIVEMEAPLKVFARLNIRHGPNTEQIVRELALNAAENQVEFDLAYSKLNEKRADRMWLDLIFEAPQMNQVVLRDLTFSRRLRAAL, translated from the coding sequence ATGACGCGGCAAAGCGATGGTATGATCGAACGGTTGATGCGGCAGGGGGCGTTGCGCCGTTGGGCACGGGCCGCGCATGATGCCGAGTCAACGGATTTGCCTGACCTCGTGAACCAGCGCGACACGGCGCGCCAGCTTAGGGTCCATCTCGACAAACTGATCCACTTGGCCGATACGCGCCTCGCACAGCCACTCATCGGCACCCCATCGGTTTCGCAGCCGCACGGCGTCGACTGGGCGTGGCGGCCAGAGCTTTGGTGCGCACCACTGGCGCAGCAGGGCCTGTCCCCGGTTCCATCAAAATCTCGGCTTGGTGACGAGGTGACGCTGTTCCACGATTGCGGGTTTTGCGAACTGACGCTGCGCCAGATACGCAACGCGCGCGCGGCAGACCAGGCGGCCTATGGACTGTGCATGGATGTGTTCCATTTTGACGGATCGTATCTGTCGCTGTCTGTGGATCTGCCTATGGCGGCGTCGCTGGATCTGCGACGCCAACATTTGATCCGGATCGAGACAATTGTCGAGATGGAAGCGCCGCTCAAGGTATTTGCCAGGCTCAACATCCGGCACGGCCCGAATACCGAACAGATTGTGCGCGAACTGGCATTGAATGCGGCCGAAAATCAGGTGGAATTTGATCTGGCCTATAGCAAGCTGAACGAGAAACGCGCCGACCGGATGTGGCTCGATCTGATTTTTGAGGCACCGCAGATGAATCAGGTGGTGTTGCGGGATCTGACGTTCAGCCGCAGACTGCGTGCCGCGCTATGA
- a CDS encoding ABC transporter permease, which translates to MKRFSWFNATSLTLGFAFLYLPMIILVIYSFNASKLVTVWAGFSTRWYGELLHNEEFLDAAWVTIKVAVFSSTLATVLGTMAAYVLVRSGRFVGRTLFSGMIYAPLVMPEVITGLSLLLLFIGIGLDRGVFTIVLAHTTFAMCYVSVVVSSRLTSFDTSLEEAALDLGCSPFDAFRLVTLPIIAPAVVSGWLLAFTLSLDDLVIASFTTGPSATTLPIKIFSAVRLGVSPEINALSTIMIAIVTVGVITASLISKRASVAQQRDEQAAARTQ; encoded by the coding sequence ATGAAACGCTTTTCCTGGTTCAACGCAACGTCTCTGACGCTTGGCTTCGCCTTTCTCTACCTGCCGATGATCATACTCGTGATCTACAGTTTCAACGCCTCTAAACTCGTGACCGTCTGGGCAGGGTTCTCAACACGATGGTACGGTGAACTGTTGCACAATGAGGAATTTCTTGATGCCGCCTGGGTGACAATCAAGGTCGCGGTGTTCAGTTCCACGCTCGCCACCGTCCTTGGCACCATGGCCGCCTATGTGCTGGTACGATCGGGTCGATTTGTCGGGCGCACGCTGTTCTCTGGCATGATCTATGCGCCGCTGGTCATGCCAGAGGTCATCACTGGCCTGTCACTCTTACTGCTCTTTATCGGTATTGGCCTTGATCGCGGTGTCTTTACCATCGTGCTGGCGCACACCACATTTGCGATGTGCTATGTGTCGGTCGTCGTATCTTCACGCCTGACCAGCTTTGACACCTCATTGGAAGAGGCCGCGCTGGATCTGGGCTGCTCGCCGTTTGACGCCTTCCGGCTGGTGACGCTTCCAATCATCGCGCCCGCCGTCGTTTCTGGTTGGTTGCTGGCCTTCACCCTGTCGCTTGATGATCTGGTGATCGCGAGCTTTACAACGGGTCCATCAGCCACCACCCTGCCGATCAAGATCTTTTCGGCTGTCCGGCTTGGTGTCTCACCCGAGATCAACGCACTATCCACCATCATGATTGCCATTGTCACTGTTGGCGTCATCACGGCATCGCTGATCAGCAAACGCGCATCGGTGGCGCAGCAACGCGACGAACAGGCCGCAGCCCGCACGCAATGA
- the accD gene encoding acetyl-CoA carboxylase, carboxyltransferase subunit beta produces the protein MNWITNYVRPRINSIFSRREVPENLWSKCDECGTMLFHRELSDNLWVCSNCAHHMAITPRERFLALFDGGVFHDVAVPEPLADPLQFRDQKKYPDRLRAAQKSTAEKEAMLVVTGDMGRTPIVAAAQDFSFMAGSMGMYVGNAIVKAAQEAVRLKRPLILFSAAGGARMQEGILSLMQMPRSTVAIQMLREANLPYIVVLTHPTTGGVTASYAMLGDVQIAEPNALICFAGPRVIEQTIREKLPEGFQRAEYLLEHGMLDRVTDRRKMRDELISIIRMLMRLPPPIAGDLPAPTDNDADEAKVSVAPAQK, from the coding sequence ATGAACTGGATCACGAACTACGTCCGCCCCCGCATCAACTCGATTTTCTCGCGCCGCGAAGTGCCCGAGAACCTCTGGTCGAAATGCGATGAATGCGGCACGATGTTGTTTCACCGCGAACTCAGCGACAATCTCTGGGTTTGTTCGAACTGCGCGCACCACATGGCGATCACCCCGCGCGAACGGTTCCTCGCCCTGTTCGACGGCGGCGTTTTTCACGATGTCGCCGTGCCCGAACCGCTGGCCGATCCGCTACAGTTCCGCGATCAAAAGAAATATCCTGACCGGTTGCGTGCCGCGCAGAAATCCACGGCCGAAAAAGAGGCGATGCTGGTCGTCACGGGCGACATGGGGCGCACGCCCATCGTTGCGGCCGCGCAGGATTTTTCGTTCATGGCAGGCTCAATGGGCATGTATGTGGGCAACGCCATCGTCAAGGCCGCGCAAGAGGCGGTTCGGCTCAAGCGTCCGCTCATCCTCTTTTCCGCCGCTGGTGGTGCCCGGATGCAGGAGGGTATCCTGAGCCTTATGCAAATGCCCCGCTCGACCGTCGCGATCCAGATGCTGCGCGAAGCAAACCTGCCCTATATCGTCGTATTGACCCATCCGACCACTGGTGGCGTCACCGCCTCTTACGCCATGCTGGGGGACGTCCAGATTGCCGAGCCGAATGCGCTGATCTGCTTTGCCGGTCCCCGCGTGATTGAGCAGACGATCCGCGAAAAGCTGCCCGAGGGGTTCCAGCGCGCCGAATATCTACTGGAACACGGCATGCTGGACCGGGTCACCGACCGGCGCAAAATGCGGGACGAGTTGATCTCGATCATTCGGATGCTGATGCGACTGCCACCGCCAATTGCCGGTGATCTGCCTGCACCCACCGACAATGACGCCGACGAGGCGAAAGTGTCGGTTGCTCCAGCGCAAAAATGA
- a CDS encoding folylpolyglutamate synthase/dihydrofolate synthase family protein, translating to MTVFSSDHILNRMMALHPKIIDLTLDRVWRLLEALDHPEQKLPPVIHIAGTNGKGSTQAMIRAGLEAMDLRVHAYTSPHLTRFHERIRLAGTLIAEPDLAHVLDECYAANGSDPITYFEITTCAALLAFVRTPADYTLLEVGLGGRLDATNVVAKPALTIITPVSMDHESYLGDTVSKIAFEKAGILKRGVPCVVGPQTDDGMAVIEAQAARLGVPLLAHGQHWHACEERGRLIYQDETGLLDLPLPNLPGAHQYMNAGAALAALRHLGAPEEACEAAVTHADWPARMQRLRTGALADLAPQAELWLDGGHNPAAGDALAAHLAQLPARPTYLICGMLNTKDVRGYLSPLAHVADSLTAVSIPGEAATLPAEETARIAQEAGFAAETAKSVRDALSTINARAPRARVLICGSLYLAGHVLRENGA from the coding sequence ATGACGGTGTTTTCTTCGGACCACATCCTGAACCGGATGATGGCGCTGCACCCCAAGATCATTGATCTTACGCTAGACCGCGTCTGGCGTCTGCTTGAGGCGCTGGATCACCCGGAACAAAAACTGCCGCCAGTCATCCACATCGCCGGAACCAATGGCAAGGGATCGACACAGGCGATGATCCGCGCCGGGCTCGAGGCGATGGATCTGCGTGTCCACGCCTATACCTCGCCGCATCTGACACGGTTTCACGAACGCATCCGCCTGGCCGGGACTCTGATTGCCGAGCCCGACCTAGCGCATGTACTGGACGAATGTTACGCCGCCAACGGGTCCGACCCGATCACCTATTTCGAAATCACGACCTGCGCAGCACTTTTGGCCTTTGTCCGCACACCCGCGGACTACACGCTGCTTGAGGTCGGTCTTGGTGGTCGGCTCGATGCCACCAACGTTGTTGCCAAACCCGCGCTGACCATCATTACCCCGGTGTCGATGGATCATGAAAGCTATCTTGGCGACACCGTATCCAAGATCGCCTTTGAAAAGGCGGGGATCCTCAAGCGCGGCGTACCCTGCGTCGTCGGTCCGCAAACTGACGACGGCATGGCGGTGATCGAGGCGCAGGCTGCCCGACTTGGTGTGCCGCTTTTGGCGCATGGCCAGCATTGGCATGCCTGTGAGGAACGCGGGCGGCTGATCTATCAGGACGAAACCGGGTTGCTGGACCTGCCCCTGCCCAACTTACCCGGCGCGCATCAATACATGAACGCGGGCGCGGCACTGGCGGCACTGCGCCATCTTGGCGCGCCCGAGGAAGCCTGCGAAGCCGCTGTAACCCACGCAGACTGGCCCGCCCGTATGCAGCGGCTGCGCACAGGTGCTCTGGCGGATCTGGCACCGCAAGCGGAACTCTGGCTTGACGGCGGTCACAACCCCGCCGCAGGCGACGCGCTGGCCGCACATCTGGCACAGTTGCCTGCCCGCCCCACGTATCTGATCTGTGGCATGCTCAACACCAAGGACGTGCGCGGCTATCTGTCCCCGCTTGCCCATGTTGCGGACAGCCTGACCGCGGTTTCGATCCCCGGCGAAGCTGCGACTCTGCCAGCCGAAGAAACCGCCCGGATTGCGCAAGAGGCTGGCTTTGCCGCCGAAACGGCCAAGTCCGTGCGTGACGCGCTGAGCACGATCAACGCGCGCGCCCCACGCGCGCGGGTGCTGATCTGCGGATCGCTCTATCTGGCTGGCCATGTCCTACGCGAAAATGGTGCATAG
- a CDS encoding MFS transporter codes for MQTRTPLFTPVLIMGCAIILVSFAIRASFGVFQIPIAEEFGWLRTEFSLAIAIQNLAWGVGQPIFGAIAEKIGDRKAIFLGALFYAAGLVLSSSAVTPEGHQFYEILVGFGIAGTGFGIILAIVGRASSDENRSMSLAIATAAGSGGQVFGAPLAEWMLGFMTWQSVFIVFAAAILLAMAALPMMRAPQASRAELEETLTQILGRAAKSPSYALIFIGFFSCGYQLGFITAHFPAFVTELCGPIAPGGILHGLGITTTSALGAVSISLIGLSNIVGTLTAGWLGQRYSKKYLLAGIYTARTIAGALFILLPITPASVIVFSTVMGALWLATVPLTAGLVGQIFGLRYLATLYGIVFFSHQLGSFMGVWLGGRLYDATGGYGAVWWIGVGVGALSAIVHLPIRERPTAVAAPA; via the coding sequence ATGCAGACCCGCACGCCATTGTTCACGCCTGTCCTGATCATGGGATGCGCGATCATCCTGGTATCCTTTGCCATTCGCGCCAGCTTTGGGGTGTTTCAAATCCCGATTGCCGAAGAATTCGGTTGGTTGCGGACTGAATTCAGCCTGGCCATCGCGATTCAGAATTTGGCCTGGGGGGTGGGGCAACCGATTTTCGGTGCAATTGCGGAAAAGATCGGTGATCGCAAGGCAATCTTTCTGGGTGCGCTGTTCTATGCCGCTGGCCTTGTCCTTTCGTCCAGCGCCGTCACCCCCGAAGGGCATCAATTCTACGAGATCCTTGTCGGGTTCGGCATTGCTGGCACGGGCTTTGGTATCATCCTCGCCATCGTGGGGCGCGCCAGTTCAGATGAAAACCGGTCGATGAGTCTGGCAATTGCGACCGCTGCGGGCAGTGGCGGGCAGGTGTTCGGTGCGCCGCTGGCGGAATGGATGCTGGGTTTCATGACCTGGCAATCGGTGTTTATTGTCTTTGCTGCGGCGATTCTGCTGGCCATGGCTGCGTTGCCGATGATGCGTGCGCCCCAAGCCAGCCGGGCCGAACTTGAGGAGACCCTGACCCAAATCTTGGGCCGCGCCGCCAAAAGCCCAAGCTATGCGTTGATCTTTATCGGCTTTTTCAGCTGTGGTTACCAGCTGGGCTTTATCACCGCGCATTTCCCGGCATTCGTGACCGAGCTGTGTGGCCCGATCGCGCCCGGCGGCATCCTGCACGGGCTGGGCATCACGACCACATCAGCGCTTGGCGCGGTGTCGATCTCGCTCATCGGGTTGTCAAATATCGTCGGAACGCTGACGGCCGGTTGGCTGGGTCAGCGGTATTCCAAGAAATACCTGCTTGCCGGTATTTATACTGCGCGGACGATTGCCGGTGCGCTGTTTATCCTGCTGCCGATCACACCGGCTTCAGTGATCGTGTTTTCGACCGTGATGGGCGCGCTCTGGCTGGCCACTGTGCCGCTAACGGCTGGACTGGTCGGGCAGATCTTTGGTCTGCGCTATCTCGCCACGCTGTATGGGATCGTGTTTTTCTCGCATCAATTGGGCAGCTTTATGGGCGTGTGGCTGGGTGGACGGCTCTACGATGCGACCGGCGGGTATGGCGCGGTGTGGTGGATCGGTGTTGGTGTCGGGGCGCTTAGTGCCATCGTGCATCTGCCCATCCGCGAGCGCCCGACAGCTGTGGCCGCGCCAGCCTGA